DNA sequence from the Acidimicrobiales bacterium genome:
TGGAGCGCCGCCGACACGGAGATGCGTCGGCGGGGGCTGTCGGTGGGGCCGACCACGAGCTCGATGACGACCGCGACGGCGAGCGTGGCGAGCAGGCCGGTGACGACGGCGATGGCCACGCGCCACCCGTCGCTCGTCGTGTCGACGGCGTTGGCGAGGAGCACGCCGCCGATCCACCCGGTGGTGGCGGCGAACAGTGAGGCGACGACGCCGATGCGGACCCCGAGGACGCGGCTGGCGAGCACGGCCAGGGCCAGCACCACCGGGACCGACACGACGAGCAGGACGAGCAGGTTCACGGCGTGGTCGCCGGCTCGGCCGGGTCGGCGGATCGGGTGGGTGGGTGGGGGTGCGCCACGGGCTCCTCGGGTTCTCGGATCCGTTGGACGGTCCGGGGACCGGCGCGGATGGGTCGTCACTCTAGGGGTCGGGTCGAGTCGGGTTCGGTGCCGTGCCGGCGCCCCGTAGCCTGACCGGCGTGCCCGACCGCTTCTACGTGACCACGCCGATCTACTACGTCAACGACGTCCCCCACATCGGCCACGCCTACACGACGGTCACCGCCGACGCGCTCGCCCGTTGGCACCGCCTCCTCGGTGAGGAGGTCCGCTTCCTCACCGGCACCGACGAGCACGGCCTCAAGGTCCAGCGGGCCGCCGAGGCCAACGGCATCAGCCCGCAGGAGCAGGCGGACAGGACGAGCGCACGGTTCCGCGAAGCGTGGGAGCTCCTCGGGATCTCCAACGACGACTTCATCCGGACCACCGAGCCCCGCCACACCGCGTCGGTGCAGGCGTTCATGCAGGCGATCCACGACAACGGGTGGATCCGCAAGGACACCTACGCGGGCCGATACTGCGTGGCCTGCGAGGCCTACTACACCGAGGCCGATCTGCTCGACGGCAACTGCCCCATCCACGGTCGACCGGTCGAGTGGCTCGAGGAGGACAACTGGTTCTTCCGGCTGTCGGAGTTCGCGCAGCCGCTGCTCGACTGGTACGAGGCCAACCCGGGCGCGGTGCAGCCGGAGGGCAAGCGCAACGAGGCGCTGGGCCTCATCCGCCAGGGCCTCGAGGACGTGTCGATCTCCCGCACCTCGATCGACTGGGGGGTCCCGGTCCCCTGGGACGAGGGCCATGTCTTCTACGTCTGGTACGACGCCCTCATCAACTACGCCACTGCGGTGGGCTACGGGGCCGACCCGGCGGGCTTCGCCGAGTGGTGGCCCGAGGTGCACCACCTGATCGGCAAGGACATCCTGCGCTTCCACTGCGTGTACTGGCCGGCGATGTGCCTGGCGGCGGGCATCGAGCCACCGAAGCGGATCGCCGTGCACGGGTTCCTGCTCGTGGGGGGCGAGAAGATGTCGAAGACCCGACTCAACCAGATCTTCCCCGCCGATCTCGTCGGGGACTTCGGCGTCGACGGCTTCCGGTACCACTTCCTGCGCGACACGCCCTTCGGCCCCGACGGCGACTTCTCGTACGAGCAGATGGTCACCCGGTACAACACCGACCTGGCCAACAACCTCGGGAACCTCCTCGCCCGGGTGGCGACCGTCGTCGCGAAGAAGTGCGCAGGGGTGGGTCCGGCGCCGTCACCCGGGTCGCCGTTGGCGGCGGTGGCGGCCGACGCCTACGCGGCCACGGTGCGGGGATGGGCGGGCATCACGCCGAGTCTCGCCCTCGAGGCCACATGGCGCCTCGTGGCGGCGGCCAACGCCCATCTCGAGGCGCACGAGCCGTGGAAGATGGACCCCGGCCCCGAGGTCGACGCCGTCATGGGCGACGTGCTCGAGGTGCTGCGCATCGTGGCCGTCCTCGCCAGCCCCGCCATCCCGGATGCGTGCGCGGAGATCTGGACCCGGATCGGCCTCGACGGTCGCCCGGACGACGAGCGTCTGCCGGCCGCCGCGGCGTGGGGCGGCTACCCGGGCGGGTCGACGGTCGTCAAGGGCGAGGGTCTGTTCCCCCGACTCGTCCCACCGGCCTCCGACACGGTGGGGTAGTCGTCGTGGACGCGCCGCTGCGCTGGACCGACGACCACTGCCATCTCGACCACGACGGGGATGCCTCCGCAGCCGTGGCCGATGCCCGCGCCGCCGGCGTGCTGCGGCTCGTCGACGTGGGCACCGACCTCGCCAGCTCCCGGCGCGCGCTCGAGACGGCCAGGACCGTCGAGGGGGTGTGGGCGACGGCCGGTCTCCACCCCCACGACGCCACCGCCGGCCTCGACGGCATCGAGGACCTCCTCGACGAGCCGGAGGTCGTGGCCGTCGGCGAGTGCGGGCTCGACTACCACTACGACCACTCGCCCCGAGCCGTCCAACGCGAGGTCTTCGCCGCCCAGGTGGCCTGGGCGCACCGTCACGACCTGGCGCTGGTGGTCCACACCCGCGAGGCCTGGGACGACACCCTCTCGATCCTGGTCGCGGAGGGTGTGCCCGAGCGCACCGTCATCCACTGCTTCAGCGGCGGCCCGGAGGAGGCGAGGCGGTTCCTCGACGTCGGCGCCCACCTCTCGTTCAGCGGCATCGTCACCTTCCCCAGCGCCGCGGAGGTGCGCGAGGCGGCGGTGTCGTGCCCTGCCGACCGGCTGCTCGTGGAGACCGATGCGCCCTACCTGGCCCCGGTACCTCACCGCGGTCGCCGCAACGCCCCCGCCCTGGTCCCGGTGGTGGGGGCGGCGGTGGCCGCCGCCCGCGGTGACGACCCCGCCGCCGTGGCCGCGACGACCTGGGCGAACGCCGAGCGGGTGTACCGCCTGGTCTGAGCGGGTGCCCGACGTCACATGACGAAAGTTGCGGTTGTGTTGCGATCTGTTTAGGGTCGACACCTGGCTCCGGGCGGAGTTGACGACGGACGCGCTGCGTCCGGCGCGGCCACGCCGTGGACCCCGTCCTGTCGTCGCACCAAGGGATCACCGCCCTGAACGGTTCCACCGCTCCGTCGCAGCGTCGCCTGATCGTCGCCCTCGTGGTGACGGTCGTCTGCCTGCCGCTCCTCGGACTCCAGCTCCTCGACCGAGGGGCAGGGTCGTCCGACGCGGCGATGGTGAGCACCGACGGTGGCGACCCGAGCCTCATCGCCGCCCGGGCGCCCTCCACGACCGTCCCCACCACGGTGGAGCCGACCGTCGCTCCGGTCGAGGAGCCCACCACGACCGAGGCCCCGACCACCACGGCGGCGCCGACCACGACCGCCGCCCCCCGCACGACGACCACGACCGCCGCGCCGCCGCCTCCGCCACCGCCCCCTCCTCCTCCGCCCCCGCCGCCCCCCCCGGCGCCGACGGTGAGCGCCGGCAGCGACTGGGACCGCCTCGCGCAGTGCGAGAGCGGCGGCAACTGGGCCATGAACAGTGGCAACGGCTACTCCGGCGGCCTCCAGTTCCACCCCGACACCTGGAACCGCCACGGCGGCGGGGCCTTCGCTCCGTACGCCTACCAGGCCTCCCGGGAGCAGCAGATCGTCGTCGGCGAGCGGGTCCGGGCCACGCAGGGCTGGGGGGCCTGGCCGGCGTGCTCTCGCAAGCTCGGCCTGCGCTGAGCGGGCCGCGCACTCTCGCCAGGCCGACACCTGCTCCGCGGGGCCGGGTCGTGGTGACGTGACCCTCACGCGCTCGCAGGTGGTCGAGCTCCTCGACCGCCACGGTCTGGCGCCGAGCCGGGCGCTCGGGCAGAACTTCGTGGTCGATCCCAACACGGTGCGCCGCATCGTCCGCGTCGCCGAGGTGCACCCCGGCGACCCGGTCGTCGAGATCGGGCCCGGCGTGGGCTCGCTCACGACCGCGCTGGCCGAAGCGGGGGCGGAGGTCGTGGCGGTCGAGCTCGACCGCCACCTCATCGCGCCGCTCACGGAGGTCGTCGGCCCGCTCGGGGTGCGGGTGGTCCGCGGCGACGCGCTGGAGGTGGACTGGGGCGAGGTGCTGGCGGGGCACCCGCGTTGGGCGCTGGTCGCCAACCTGCCCTACAACGTGGCCACCACCGTCGTGCTGCACCTCCTCGACGAGGTGCCTGCCGTCGACCCGATGGTCGTCATGGTCCAGCGCGAGGTCGGTGAGCGGTTGGCGGCCCCACCGGGGACCCGCACCTACGGCATCCCGTCGGTGAAGCTGTCCCTGTGGGCGACGGCCGAGGTCGTGGCCCGGGTGCCGGCGACCGTGTTCCTCCCGCCGCCGAAGGTCGAGTCGGTCCTCGTGCGCATCCGTCGTCGCCCCGTCCCCGCGGTCGACAGCGACCGGGAGGTGCTGTTCTCCCTGGTCCGCCAGGCGTTCGGCCAGCGGCGCAAGATGCTCCGGCGCTCGCTCGCCGACCGGGTCTCGCCCGCGCAGTTCGCCCGGGCCGGCATCGCCCCCGAGTCGCGTCCGGAGGAGCTCGGCATCGAGGCGTGGGGGGCGCTCACCGACGCCGTCGTGGCCGGACCTGTGCCAGGGTGACGCGATGAGCGCCCCGACCACCGTCACCGCGCCGGCGAAGCTCACCCTCACCCTGCGGATGACCGGCCTGCGCGACGACGGCTACCACCTCATCGACGCCGAGATGGTGACCCTCGACCTCGCCGACACGTTGCGGATCGACCCGTCCGGCGACGGCCTGGAGCTGCTCGACGCCCACACCGGCCTGGCCCACGACGTCGGCGCGGGCGACGACAACCTGGTGCGGAGGGCGCTGGTCCTCGCCGGTCGCCGGGCCCACGTCGTGGTCACCAAGCGCATCCCCGCCGGGGCCGGCCTCGGCGGCGGCTCGGCGGACGCCGCCGCGGTGCTGCGCTGGGCGGGGCACACCGACCTCGTGGCGGCGGCGGCGCTCGGCGCGGACATCGCCTTCTGCCTCGTCGGGGGCCGGGCCCGGGTCACCGGCATCGGCGAGATCGTCGAGCCGCTCCCGTTCGAGGCGCGCACGCTGACGTTGCTCACCCCGCCGTTCGGGTGCTCCACCCCCGCCGTGTACCGGGCCTGGGACGACCTCGGCGGCCCCGTCGGCGACCACGGCAACGACCTCGAACCCGCCGCGTTGGTCGTCGAGCCCCGTCTCGCTGAGTGGCGCGACCGCCTCGGCGACGCCACCGGCCTCCGGCCGCGGCTCGCCGGCTCGGGTTCCACGTGGTTCGTGGACGGGGCGTTCCCCGGCGACGGCCGCATCGTCGCCCGGACCGTTCCCGCCTGAGGCGGTGCCGCACTCGGGCGGGACGCTCGGGACGGTGATGTCCCCGCCCGCACGCGAACCCACCCGGCGTCAGCGGCCGGGTGGGGGAGGGGTGGACGTGGCTGGTGGGCGAGCGCCCCGCGGACGGGGGACTACTTGCCGGCGGCGCGACGCTGGAAACGGGTGCGCTTGAGCATCTTGCGATGCTTCTTCTTGCGCATCCGCTTGCGCCGCTTCTTGATCAGGGAACCCATGAGGGCGATGACCCTATCGGGCGAGGCCCCCGTCGTGCGAAAGCGTCGCCGGCCGGCGGGGTGCTGCCGGCGCCGGCGGTCGGGAGGCGGGCTCGGGGGCAGGGACTCGAACCCCGAAGACCAGGACCAAAACCTGGCGTGTTGCCAATTACACCACCCCCGAAGGATTGCGCCGACGGTACCACCGCGGGTCTCCGGGGCCCCCGGCGCCGCAGTAGAAAGGGGCGATGGAGCGAACCCTGTCCGCCGTCGTCCTCGCCGCCGGAGAGGGGACGCGGATGCGTTCGTCCCGGCCGAAGCCGCTCCACCTGCTCTGCGGCCGGGCCATGGTGCTCTACGTCCTCGACGCCCTCGAGCTGTGCGACGTGCGTCGCGCCGTCGTGGTCGTCGGCCACGGGGCGGAGCGGGTCACGAAGAAGCTGGTCGACGAGGCGCCCCACCTCCCGCTCGAGTTCGTCGAGCAGCACGTCCAGCGCGGCACCGGCGACGCCGTCAGCGTTGGGCTCACGGCGTTCCCCGCCGAGGACCTCGACGACGCCGACGCCGACCTGCTGGTGCTGCCGGGTGACACGCCGCTGCTGCGGCCGGACTCCCTCGCCGCCCTCGTCGCCGCTCACCGGGCCGCCGATGCGGCCTGCACGGTGCTGACCGCCCACGTCGCCGACCCGACCGGCTACGGGCGGGTGGTCCGCGGACGCGACGAGCGCGTCGACCGCATCGTCGAGCAGGCCGACGCCACCGAGGCCGAACTGGCCATCGACGAGGTCAACACGTCGATCTACTGCTTCCGGGCCAGCGTCCTGGCCCCGGCGCTGCGCCGTCTCAGCCCCGAGAACGCACAGGGCGAGTACTACCTGACCGACGTGGTGGAGGTGCTCGCCGCGGCCGGGTACACGGTCGCCGCCCTCGCCGTCGCCGACCCCGCCGACACCCAGGGCGTGAACGACCGACTGCAGCTCGCCGTGGCCGAGGCCGAGCTGCGGCGTCGGACGAACGAGGCCTGGATGCGACGCGGCGTCACGATGGTCGACCCCTCCCGGACGTCGGTGGACGCCACCGTCGAGCTCGCCCCGGACGTGACCCTGTTCCCCGGCACGATGCTCCAGGGTCGGTGCCGCATCGGCTCGGGCGCCGAGATCGGCCCCAACACGAGGCTGGTCGATTGCGTGGTGGGCGCCGGGTCGGTCGTCGAGCACACCGTGGGCCGCGACGCCGACGTGGGCAGCGCCGCCGTGGTCGGACCGTTCGCGTCGCTCGAGCCGGGGAGCCGGGTCCCCGACGGTGCGCGGACCGGCGCGTTCTACACTGCGGGTCCGGCCGACCGGGCCGAGTAGTCCCGCCCGTCTCCGACACGCCAGGGGATGTCCATGGAGCTGGTCACCAAGAAGCGTCTCCACCTCGTCTCGGGGCGGGCCAACCTCGCCCTCGCCGAGGAGATCGCCGAACGGCTCGGGATCACCCTCGGCCACGCCAACCTCGGCCAGTTCGCCAACGGGGAGCTGCACTGCCGCTTCGGGGAGTCGGTGCGGGGCTCGGACGTCTTCATCATGCAGAGCCACACGGGCGCCGAGGGGATGTCGGTCAACGACGCGCTGATGGAGCAGCTGATCATGGTCGACGCCGCCAAGCGGGCGTCGGCGAAGCGCATCACCGCAGTGGCGCCCTTCTACGGCTACGCCCGCCAGGACCGCAAGTCCGAGGGTCGTGAGCCGATCACCGCCAAGCTGGTGGCCAACATGTTCAAGGTCGCCGGTGCCAAGCGCCTGATCAGCGTCGATCTGCACTCCGGGCAGATCCAGGGCTTCTTCGACGGCCCGGTCGACCACCTGACGGCGATGCCGGTGCTGGTCGAGCACATGAAGCAGCTCGGTGACGACCTGGTGGTGGTGTCCCCCGACGCCGGGCGGGTGAAGGTGGCCGAGCGCTACGCCAACGCCCTGCACGCCGACCTGGCCATCGTCCACAAGCGCCGCGTGAAGGGGCAGAAGAACGCCGTCGAGGCCCGCGACGTCGTCGGCGAGGTCGAGGGGCGCACGTGCGTGCTCATCGACGACATGATCGACACGGGCGGCACGATCGTGGCCGCCGCGGAGCAGCTCAAGGAGCACGGCGCCGACGAGGTGCACGCCGCCTGCACCCACGCCGTGCTCTCCGGTCCCGCGATCGACCGCATCAAGAACTCGGTGCTGTCCCGTGTCATCGTCACCAACACGGTGCCGTTGCCCCCCGAGAAGCAGCTCGACCAGATCGAGGTCCTGTCGGTGGCGGGGGTGCTCGCCGATGCCATCGACGCCGTGTTCGAGGACACGTCGGTCAGCGAGATCTTCGGCGGCCACAACCAGGCGTAGCGCCCCGGGGCCGGGGTGGGGGATTTCCCGATCCGGGGGCCGACCGGTAGGCTGTCCCGTCGGCTTCAGCCCATTCTCCCGGCCGCGCCCGTCTTCCCAGGAGCTCCCCCGTCATGGAAACCGCCCTCACCGCCACCACCGGTCGCATCACCGGCTCGCGATCCTCCGGCCGGCTGCGCGAGACCGGCATGGTGCCCGGCGTCGTCTACGGCCTGGGCCGTGACGCCGTCCCGGTGGCCGTCGAGTGGTCGGACCTGCGCCGGGTGCTGAGCACCGAGGCCGGGCTCAACGCGCTGATCGACCTCGAGGTCGACGGCGAGACCGAGCTCACGCTGGTGAAGGACATGCAGCGTCACCCGGTGCGCCGCAACGTCATCCACGTCGACTTCCTCCGCCTCGACCGGAACTCACCGGTGTCGGTCGACGTGCCGGTCGTCGTCAACGGCTTCGCCAAGGACGTCGAGGACCGCAGGGGCATCGTCGACCAGCAGATGAAGACGCTGACGGTGAACGCCAAGCCCGCCGACATCCCCACCCAGTTCGAGACCAACGTCGACGAGCTCACGATCGGCGGGGTCATCACCGTCGGCGACATCGAGCTCCCCGAGGGCGTCACCACCGACGTGCCCCTCGACGCTCCGGTGGTGGTCGGGGTCGGTACCCGCTTCACCGTCCTGTCCGACCACGGTCTCGACCTCGACACCCCCGAGGGCGAAGAGGCCGGCGGCGAGGGCGACGAGGCGGCCGAGGGCGGCGCCGAGGACTGATGGCGTTCGGGTCCCGGCGCGGCCAGGCGCCTCGCCGGGGGACCCCCGCCGACCTGCTCGTGGTCGGGCTCGGCAATCCGGGTCGCGAGTACGCCGGGTCCCGACACAACGTGGGGTTCGAGGTGGTCGACCTGTTGGCCCGGCGCCACGGCGCCACCCTCAAACCGGGCCGGGAGCGCTCCCTGGTCGGCGAGGTCCGCATCGACGGGGCCCGTGTCGCCCTGGCCGAGCCGTCCACCTACATGAACCTGTCCGGCGAGGCCGTGGCCCCGCTGGTGCGCCGCTACGGCATCGACGATCCGGCGCACCTCGTCGTGGTGCACGACGAGCTCGACCTCCCGCTCGGCCGGGTGAAGGTCAAGTCGGGCGGCGGGCTGGCCGGCCACAACGGCCTGCGCTCCATCAAGGCCCACCTGCACACCGCGGACTTCGTGCGGATCCGGATCGGCGTCGGTAAGCCGCCGACGAAGGAGCAGGGCGCCGACCACGTCCTGCGCCGCCTCGGCAAGGCCGAACGGGCCGAGCTCGACGTGGCCGTCGAGGAGGCCGCCGACGCCGTCGAGGCGATCCTGGCCGACGGGGTGGACGCGGCGATGAGCTCGGTGAACGCCCGCACCACGTGATCGACGGTGGTGCCCTCCCCCCCGGTGTCGAGGCACGTCTCGCCATGCCGCCGGCCGGTGGGGGATGCGGTGCGGCCCGTCGGCTCGTCAGTCGGAGTGGGTGGGCGCGGCCGAGCGTCCGGGGTTGTCCTCGGTCCAGGCGGGGAGGTCGACCTCGACCGGGAGGAGTTGGTACTCGGGGTTCATGATGGCGAGCTGACCTCGGATGGCGGTCACCCTCCCTTCGGCCACGATCCGGGCCCCCAGACGGACACCGGCGATCTGTCGTCGCCCGAGGAACACCACGGTCAGGCCTCCGGTTCGGTCGGCGATGGTCAGCTCCAGGCTGGCCACCTCGGCCCAGGGCTGGACCCGCATCGCCCGCACCCGGCCGGCCACCTTGACGTGCTGCCGCCACCGGACGCCGCCGATGGGCTCGACCCCTCTGAGAGCGACCTGACCGAGCTCCTCGTAGGCGGCCTTCGTGGCCGCGAGGCGACGGGCCTCGGCTTCGCGCTCGCGGCGGCGGAACAGCGCCACCGGTCATCGACCTCCTGCGCCCGGGGCGCCCTCGGCGGGCTCACGTTCGTCGTCGTGGCCGTGACGGTGGTGCTCGCCGATGCCGACCGTGCCCGACAGCGTGCCG
Encoded proteins:
- a CDS encoding class I tRNA ligase family protein — translated: MPDRFYVTTPIYYVNDVPHIGHAYTTVTADALARWHRLLGEEVRFLTGTDEHGLKVQRAAEANGISPQEQADRTSARFREAWELLGISNDDFIRTTEPRHTASVQAFMQAIHDNGWIRKDTYAGRYCVACEAYYTEADLLDGNCPIHGRPVEWLEEDNWFFRLSEFAQPLLDWYEANPGAVQPEGKRNEALGLIRQGLEDVSISRTSIDWGVPVPWDEGHVFYVWYDALINYATAVGYGADPAGFAEWWPEVHHLIGKDILRFHCVYWPAMCLAAGIEPPKRIAVHGFLLVGGEKMSKTRLNQIFPADLVGDFGVDGFRYHFLRDTPFGPDGDFSYEQMVTRYNTDLANNLGNLLARVATVVAKKCAGVGPAPSPGSPLAAVAADAYAATVRGWAGITPSLALEATWRLVAAANAHLEAHEPWKMDPGPEVDAVMGDVLEVLRIVAVLASPAIPDACAEIWTRIGLDGRPDDERLPAAAAWGGYPGGSTVVKGEGLFPRLVPPASDTVG
- a CDS encoding TatD family hydrolase: MDAPLRWTDDHCHLDHDGDASAAVADARAAGVLRLVDVGTDLASSRRALETARTVEGVWATAGLHPHDATAGLDGIEDLLDEPEVVAVGECGLDYHYDHSPRAVQREVFAAQVAWAHRHDLALVVHTREAWDDTLSILVAEGVPERTVIHCFSGGPEEARRFLDVGAHLSFSGIVTFPSAAEVREAAVSCPADRLLVETDAPYLAPVPHRGRRNAPALVPVVGAAVAAARGDDPAAVAATTWANAERVYRLV
- the rsmA gene encoding 16S rRNA (adenine(1518)-N(6)/adenine(1519)-N(6))-dimethyltransferase RsmA: MTLTRSQVVELLDRHGLAPSRALGQNFVVDPNTVRRIVRVAEVHPGDPVVEIGPGVGSLTTALAEAGAEVVAVELDRHLIAPLTEVVGPLGVRVVRGDALEVDWGEVLAGHPRWALVANLPYNVATTVVLHLLDEVPAVDPMVVMVQREVGERLAAPPGTRTYGIPSVKLSLWATAEVVARVPATVFLPPPKVESVLVRIRRRPVPAVDSDREVLFSLVRQAFGQRRKMLRRSLADRVSPAQFARAGIAPESRPEELGIEAWGALTDAVVAGPVPG
- a CDS encoding 4-(cytidine 5'-diphospho)-2-C-methyl-D-erythritol kinase — translated: MSAPTTVTAPAKLTLTLRMTGLRDDGYHLIDAEMVTLDLADTLRIDPSGDGLELLDAHTGLAHDVGAGDDNLVRRALVLAGRRAHVVVTKRIPAGAGLGGGSADAAAVLRWAGHTDLVAAAALGADIAFCLVGGRARVTGIGEIVEPLPFEARTLTLLTPPFGCSTPAVYRAWDDLGGPVGDHGNDLEPAALVVEPRLAEWRDRLGDATGLRPRLAGSGSTWFVDGAFPGDGRIVARTVPA
- a CDS encoding AURKAIP1/COX24 domain-containing protein — encoded protein: MGSLIKKRRKRMRKKKHRKMLKRTRFQRRAAGK
- a CDS encoding NTP transferase domain-containing protein codes for the protein MERTLSAVVLAAGEGTRMRSSRPKPLHLLCGRAMVLYVLDALELCDVRRAVVVVGHGAERVTKKLVDEAPHLPLEFVEQHVQRGTGDAVSVGLTAFPAEDLDDADADLLVLPGDTPLLRPDSLAALVAAHRAADAACTVLTAHVADPTGYGRVVRGRDERVDRIVEQADATEAELAIDEVNTSIYCFRASVLAPALRRLSPENAQGEYYLTDVVEVLAAAGYTVAALAVADPADTQGVNDRLQLAVAEAELRRRTNEAWMRRGVTMVDPSRTSVDATVELAPDVTLFPGTMLQGRCRIGSGAEIGPNTRLVDCVVGAGSVVEHTVGRDADVGSAAVVGPFASLEPGSRVPDGARTGAFYTAGPADRAE
- a CDS encoding ribose-phosphate diphosphokinase codes for the protein MSMELVTKKRLHLVSGRANLALAEEIAERLGITLGHANLGQFANGELHCRFGESVRGSDVFIMQSHTGAEGMSVNDALMEQLIMVDAAKRASAKRITAVAPFYGYARQDRKSEGREPITAKLVANMFKVAGAKRLISVDLHSGQIQGFFDGPVDHLTAMPVLVEHMKQLGDDLVVVSPDAGRVKVAERYANALHADLAIVHKRRVKGQKNAVEARDVVGEVEGRTCVLIDDMIDTGGTIVAAAEQLKEHGADEVHAACTHAVLSGPAIDRIKNSVLSRVIVTNTVPLPPEKQLDQIEVLSVAGVLADAIDAVFEDTSVSEIFGGHNQA
- a CDS encoding 50S ribosomal protein L25, which codes for METALTATTGRITGSRSSGRLRETGMVPGVVYGLGRDAVPVAVEWSDLRRVLSTEAGLNALIDLEVDGETELTLVKDMQRHPVRRNVIHVDFLRLDRNSPVSVDVPVVVNGFAKDVEDRRGIVDQQMKTLTVNAKPADIPTQFETNVDELTIGGVITVGDIELPEGVTTDVPLDAPVVVGVGTRFTVLSDHGLDLDTPEGEEAGGEGDEAAEGGAED
- the pth gene encoding aminoacyl-tRNA hydrolase, which codes for MAFGSRRGQAPRRGTPADLLVVGLGNPGREYAGSRHNVGFEVVDLLARRHGATLKPGRERSLVGEVRIDGARVALAEPSTYMNLSGEAVAPLVRRYGIDDPAHLVVVHDELDLPLGRVKVKSGGGLAGHNGLRSIKAHLHTADFVRIRIGVGKPPTKEQGADHVLRRLGKAERAELDVAVEEAADAVEAILADGVDAAMSSVNARTT
- a CDS encoding OB-fold nucleic acid binding domain-containing protein produces the protein MALFRRREREAEARRLAATKAAYEELGQVALRGVEPIGGVRWRQHVKVAGRVRAMRVQPWAEVASLELTIADRTGGLTVVFLGRRQIAGVRLGARIVAEGRVTAIRGQLAIMNPEYQLLPVEVDLPAWTEDNPGRSAAPTHSD